The genomic segment CCCAACCCGGCAGCCAGTATGACGATTCGAAGCTTCTGGTCATTTTTGTTCACGGCATCTCTTCTTCCCGTGGTTCAAGGAGTTCATTGAATTCAGAATCCGTGCGGAGAGAATCGAAATCAGGATCCATCTTTGCCCTGATCCTGTTCTGAGGCTGAATCCTGATGGCTGTCTTCAGATGACTGATTGATTCTTCCTTGTTCCCTTTGAGTGCGTTAGCCGCAGAGAGAGCGTAGAGGACTTTCTCGCTCCTGGGATCGAATGAGAGCGCTTTCTCATAATACTTGATGGCCTCATCATAATTTTCATCGTTCATCTTGAGCACACCCATGTTGTAAAAATCATTCAGCTCTTTCATTCTCGGGCTATGCTGCTCCAGTTTCTTATCGCAGATCTTGATGTAAATCTGGGCCTTTTCTTTCAAGGCAAGCTCCTTGGGGTTCTTCTCAACTATTTCGAGGAGTCTGGTTTTTGCCTCCGTGAAAGCGCCCCTGTTCAAATCATGGACCGCTCTATCAAAATCATTCAGGGCCTTAAGGTACTGCTCCGACAGCTTTGGCCT from the Acidobacteriota bacterium genome contains:
- a CDS encoding tetratricopeptide repeat protein, which encodes MTATKKKKIKKSVVQKRVKSAKKTKAPVRPKLSEQYLKALNDFDRAVHDLNRGAFTEAKTRLLEIVEKNPKELALKEKAQIYIKICDKKLEQHSPRMKELNDFYNMGVLKMNDENYDEAIKYYEKALSFDPRSEKVLYALSAANALKGNKEESISHLKTAIRIQPQNRIRAKMDPDFDSLRTDSEFNELLEPREEEMP